A single Mercenaria mercenaria strain notata chromosome 9, MADL_Memer_1, whole genome shotgun sequence DNA region contains:
- the LOC123548113 gene encoding ctenidin-3-like, with protein sequence MKSLLVLAVIVSTATATYYYGGMGGYRGGMMGGYRGGMMGGYGGYGGYGGGMMGGGYGGYGGYPGMMRGGYGGYGGNGGYGGMMGGGGYGGYGGMGGYGGGMMGGGYGGYGGMGGYGGGMMGGGGYGGYGGMGGYGGGMMGGGYDGYGRYGGMMGGGMGGMGGYGYRMGGYRKKGYY encoded by the exons ATGAAGAGTTTGCTAGTCCTAGCCGTTATTGTGTCCACAGCGACTGCCACGTACTATTATGGAG GAATGGGCGGATATCGCGGAGGAATGATGGGCGGATATCGCGGAGGAATGATGGGCGGATATGGTGGATACGGAGGATATGGTGGTGGAATGATGGGAGGAGGATACGGTGGTTACGGAGGTTACCCTGGAATGATGAGAGGTGGTTATGGTGGATATGGTGGAAACGGTGGATATGGCGGTATGATGGGAGGAGGTGGCTATGGTGGATATGGTGGGATGGGAGGATACGGCGGCGGTATGATGGGAGGTGGCTATGGTGGATATGGTGGGATGGGAGGATACGGCGGTGGTATGATGGGAGGAGGTGGCTATGGTGGATATGGTGGGATGGGAGGATACGGTGGTGGTATGATGGGAGGCGGCTATGATGGATATGGTAGATACGGCGGTATGATGGGAGGCGGTATGGGTGGTATGGGAGGATACGGTTATCGTATGGGAGGATACC GTAAAAAAGGATACTACTAG
- the LOC123548116 gene encoding acanthoscurrin-2-like — protein sequence MKILLVLAVIVSTATATYYYGGMGGYRGGMMGGYRGGMMGGYRGGMMGGYGGYGGYGGGMMGGGYGGYGGYPGMMGGGYGGYGGNGGYGGMMGGGGYGGYGGMGGYGGGMMGGGYGGYGGMGGYGGGMMGGGGYGGYGGMGGYGGGMMGGGYGGYRRYGSMMGGGMGGMGGYGYRMGGYRKKGYY from the exons ATGAAGATTTTGCTAGTCCTAGCCGTTATTGTGTCCACAGCGACTGCCACGTACTATTATGGAG GAATGGGCGGATATCGCGGAGGAATGATGGGCGGATATCGCGGAGGAATGATGGGCGGATATCGCGGAGGAATGATGGGCGGATATGGTGGATACGGAGGATATGGTGGTGGAATGATGGGAGGAGGATACGGTGGTTACGGAGGTTACCCTGGAATGATGGGAGGTGGTTATGGTGGATATGGTGGAAACGGTGGATATGGCGGTATGATGGGAGGAGGTGGCTATGGTGGATATGGTGGGATGGGAGGATACGGCGGCGGTATGATGGGAGGCGGCTATGGTGGATATGGTGGAATGGGAGGATACGGTGGTGGTATGATGGGAGGAGGTGGCTATGGTGGATATGGTGGGATGGGAGGATACGGTGGTGGTATGATGGGAGGTGGCTATGGTGGATATCGTAGATACGGCAGTATGATGGGAGGCGGTATGGGTGGTATGGGAGGATACGGTTATCGTATGGGAGGATACC GTAAAAAAGGATACTACTAG